In Carya illinoinensis cultivar Pawnee chromosome 9, C.illinoinensisPawnee_v1, whole genome shotgun sequence, the following are encoded in one genomic region:
- the LOC122274974 gene encoding 60S ribosomal protein L35-like — translation MARIKVHELRNKSKVDLLAQLKDLKAELALLRVAKVTGGAPNKLSKIKVVRLGIAQVLTVISQKQKAALREVYKKKKFLPLDLRPKKTRAIRRRLTKHQASLKTEREKKKDMYFPLRKYAIKV, via the exons ATGG CGAGGATCAAGGTCCACGAGTTGAGGAACAAGTCCAAGGTAGATCTATTGGCCCAGTTGAAAGACCTCAAGGCGGAGCTTGCTCTCCTCCGTGTCGCCAAGGTTACTGGTGGTGCGCCCAACAAGCTCTCCAAGAT AAAGGTTGTGAGACTAGGAATAGCGCAGGTGTTGACGGTGATATCCCAGAAACAGAAAGCTGCGCTTAGGGAGGTctacaagaagaagaagttccTGCCCCTCGATCTCCGTCCCAAAAAAACCCGAGCCATCCGCAGACGTCTTACCAAGCACCAG GCATCTCTGAAGACAGAACGTGAGAAGAAGAAGGATATGTACTTTCCGTTGAGGAAGTATGCTATCAAAGTGTAG
- the LOC122277063 gene encoding uncharacterized mitochondrial protein AtMg00310-like — MGIFLLPQSIIERLNILLKKFWWGYNEDHTKIQWVKWSLMGKAKDQRGLGFRDLNSFNIVMLAKQSWRILKFPDSLLAQVFKSKYFPHSDLMEARLGNRPSFAWRSIMKGNQLFKEGLIWRIGNGKSTKIWADHWIPSSPLHKVDTRGEEKNLKWVSELIDPELKQWKESILRSHFNLEEIEKIKAIPISLGGREDQQVWAASPNGLFSVKSAYLLHKEVINQKEGESLSSKEYSNEWKVVWHLKTSTPIKLFTWKAC; from the coding sequence ATGGGCATTTTTCTCCTTCCTCAGTCAATCATTGAAAGACTCAATATACTACTTAAGAAATTCTGGTGGGGGTACAATGAAGATCACACAAAGATTCAGTGGGTGAAGTGGAGCCTCATGGGGAAAGCAAAGGATCAAAGGGGGCTGGGTTTTAGGGATCTCAACAGCTTTAATATTGTAATGCTAGCAAAGCAAAGCTGGCGTATTTTAAAATTCCCAGATTCCCTACTAGCCCAAGTTTTCAAGAGTAAATACTTTCCTCATTCAGATTTAATGGAAGCAAGACTGGGAAACAGGCCCTCCTTTGCTTGGAGAAGCATTATGAAAGGCAACCAACTATTTAAAGAGGGCCTAATATGGAGGATTGGGAATGGGAAAAGTACCAAAATTTGGGCCGACCATTGGATTCCATCATCTCCACTACACAAGGTTGACACTAGAGGAGAGGAAAAGAATCTGAAGTGGGTGTCCGAGCTTATTGATCCTGAACTAAAACAGTGGAAGGAATCCATCCTTAGGTCCCATTTTAATCTAGAGGAAATTGAGAAGATAAAAGCCATTCCCATCAGCCTAGGAGGCAGGGAAGATCAGCAGGTATGGGCAGCCTCACCGAATGGTTTATTCAGTGTAAAGAGTGCTTACCTCCTACATAAGGAGGTGATCAACCAGAAGGAAGGCGAATCCTTAAGTAGCAAGGAATACTCGAATGAATGGAAAGTTGTATGGCATCTGAAAACTTCAACCCCAATTAAATTGTTCACCTGGAAAGCTTGCTAA